The following proteins are encoded in a genomic region of Gimesia algae:
- a CDS encoding MBL fold metallo-hydrolase — MIFYERFVPGLAIVSYLLGDEKTGEAVVIDPTRDVDVFIDYAREHDLHIRHIIETHIHADFVCGSRELKARLDDQPLIYCSSYGGADWDQSFADRQVKESDSIQMGDLKLEFRHVPGHTPEHLAVLLFDQSRSETSPWCMFTGDFLFVGDVGRPDLLGEEEKQKLARQLFDSLFDRLEGVPDYTEIFPAHGAGSLCGKAIGSRRSSTLGYERNFSEAFKQTSAEQWIDQLLEDMPLSPPYFKRMKQVNKEGAAIIGPKLPGLERWQADQIHQRVCEDCLILDVRSKEAFAAAHIPESINIPFGSNLPTWAGWVLPYDRPILLIVDDEVQVKEVVWHLLRVGFDDLQGYLEGGINSWETAGYPLGKLKTMSVHQLQEKLSQQNQLTVLDVRTDQEWNQGHIEGALHIHGGTLQERVGELEPEKPVAVICGSGYRASIASSFLKREGMKEVTNIIGGMSAWQAAELPVTTESN; from the coding sequence ATGATATTTTATGAACGATTTGTACCAGGGTTGGCTATCGTTTCTTACCTGCTTGGTGATGAAAAAACTGGTGAAGCCGTTGTCATTGATCCCACGCGCGATGTAGACGTTTTCATTGATTACGCCAGAGAACATGATCTGCACATCAGACATATCATCGAGACACATATCCATGCTGATTTTGTCTGCGGTTCGCGCGAGTTAAAAGCGCGTCTGGATGATCAGCCTTTAATCTACTGTTCGTCGTATGGTGGTGCAGACTGGGATCAGTCATTTGCGGATCGGCAGGTCAAAGAATCTGATTCGATTCAAATGGGGGACTTGAAACTGGAATTCCGGCATGTTCCCGGTCATACTCCCGAACATCTGGCAGTGCTGTTATTTGATCAATCACGCAGTGAAACGTCACCCTGGTGCATGTTTACCGGCGATTTTCTGTTTGTGGGCGATGTCGGGCGTCCCGACCTGCTGGGGGAAGAAGAAAAGCAGAAGCTCGCCCGGCAGCTCTTTGACAGTCTCTTCGATCGACTGGAGGGGGTACCCGATTATACGGAAATCTTCCCCGCTCACGGCGCGGGGTCATTATGTGGAAAAGCCATTGGTTCCCGCCGTTCCTCTACTCTGGGATACGAGCGGAATTTTAGTGAGGCTTTCAAGCAAACTTCTGCTGAGCAATGGATCGACCAGTTGCTGGAAGACATGCCACTCTCGCCTCCTTATTTCAAACGGATGAAGCAAGTGAATAAAGAAGGGGCTGCCATCATCGGCCCGAAATTGCCGGGTCTCGAGCGCTGGCAGGCAGATCAGATTCATCAGCGCGTCTGTGAAGACTGTCTGATTCTGGATGTACGATCCAAAGAAGCATTTGCAGCGGCGCATATTCCCGAATCCATCAACATCCCGTTTGGCTCCAATCTGCCTACCTGGGCAGGCTGGGTTTTACCCTATGATCGTCCCATTCTGCTCATCGTGGATGACGAGGTACAAGTGAAAGAGGTCGTCTGGCATCTGTTACGGGTCGGTTTTGATGATCTGCAGGGATATCTGGAGGGCGGCATTAATTCCTGGGAAACCGCCGGCTATCCCTTGGGAAAACTGAAAACAATGTCCGTCCATCAACTGCAGGAAAAGCTTTCGCAACAGAACCAGTTGACCGTGCTGGATGTTCGCACCGATCAGGAATGGAATCAAGGACATATCGAGGGAGCCTTACATATTCACGGAGGCACGCTGCAGGAGAGAGTGGGTGAACTGGAGCCAGAAAAACCAGTGGCCGTCATCTGTGGTTCGGGATACCGGGCCTCGATCGCTTCCTCCTTTCTGAAAAGGGAAGGCATGAAAGAAGTCACCAATATCATCGGAGGCATGTCTGCCTGGCAGGCAGCGGAGTTACCTGTCACGACAGAATCGAACTGA
- a CDS encoding beta-lactamase hydrolase domain-containing protein, protein MEGTMKINEEVTVGPQPNQEEICEIGKNGFKTIVNFRAPHEKDQPINPQAEEQIVKDADMEYLHIPVSMNSLDESLVDQFREQYEALPKPIFAHCKSGKRAGAMVMMDLAVKQGMSGEQTLQKAEEMGFECDKPELIEFVKKYVNTHSD, encoded by the coding sequence ATGGAAGGCACGATGAAAATTAATGAAGAGGTGACGGTCGGTCCCCAGCCTAATCAGGAGGAGATTTGCGAAATCGGGAAGAATGGTTTTAAGACCATCGTTAATTTCCGTGCACCTCACGAAAAAGACCAGCCGATTAACCCTCAGGCCGAAGAACAGATTGTGAAAGACGCAGACATGGAGTATTTGCATATTCCTGTTTCGATGAATTCCCTGGATGAATCACTCGTCGATCAGTTCCGAGAACAGTATGAGGCTCTCCCTAAGCCCATTTTTGCCCATTGTAAAAGTGGTAAACGAGCGGGTGCCATGGTGATGATGGATCTGGCGGTCAAACAGGGAATGAGTGGTGAGCAGACTCTGCAGAAAGCCGAAGAGATGGGCTTTGAATGCGATAAGCCCGAGTTGATCGAGTTCGTGAAAAAATACGTCAACACTCACTCTGACTGA
- a CDS encoding CobW family GTP-binding protein has protein sequence MTEDERPILAPAPRLDAIEIEGREPVPVTLLTGFLGAGKTTLLNRILNGDHGLRVGVLVNDFGAINIDAELVEGVEENTINLTNGCICCEIRDDLVNSLEQLLTREDLIDYVILEASGVADPEGVVMTFLNARYEKLLRLDSITCVVDAEAIFTHADNEELTALKLRQIGFADMVILNKVDLVGPTHLEVIDEWIGQHLQRIRIVNAERCEVPLEVLLAVGRFDPAHLESQKQRSENEASPQKHAAASQLFETWSYETDRPFSIENLQEMVRRKLPASIYRCKGIVFCSDAPEQRHALQAVGRRTELTELDDWGTRPPRTRIVAIGSGFDSRELTELFDTCLSETTSEHQA, from the coding sequence ATGACTGAAGACGAACGCCCGATCCTCGCGCCGGCACCGCGCCTCGATGCGATTGAAATTGAAGGCCGCGAACCTGTACCGGTCACATTACTGACCGGGTTTCTCGGCGCGGGGAAAACGACACTCCTCAACCGCATACTCAACGGCGATCATGGTCTGCGCGTTGGCGTGCTGGTGAATGACTTCGGCGCTATCAATATCGACGCGGAACTGGTCGAAGGGGTTGAAGAAAATACGATCAATCTCACGAACGGCTGTATCTGTTGTGAAATCCGTGATGATCTGGTCAATTCGCTGGAACAACTGCTGACGCGCGAGGATCTGATCGATTACGTCATTCTGGAAGCCAGCGGCGTTGCCGACCCGGAAGGCGTGGTGATGACATTCCTGAATGCGCGGTATGAAAAACTGCTGCGGCTGGACAGCATTACCTGTGTCGTCGATGCCGAAGCGATCTTCACACACGCTGATAATGAAGAACTGACGGCACTCAAGCTCAGGCAGATCGGCTTTGCGGATATGGTGATTCTGAATAAAGTCGACCTGGTGGGGCCTACCCATCTGGAAGTGATCGACGAATGGATCGGGCAGCATCTGCAGCGGATCCGAATTGTGAATGCAGAACGCTGTGAAGTCCCGCTGGAAGTGCTGCTGGCAGTCGGGAGGTTCGATCCCGCGCATTTGGAATCACAAAAGCAGAGATCCGAAAACGAAGCCTCGCCGCAGAAACATGCCGCCGCCAGTCAGCTGTTTGAGACGTGGAGCTATGAAACCGATCGCCCTTTCTCAATCGAAAACCTGCAGGAGATGGTCCGCCGCAAACTGCCCGCCTCCATTTATCGCTGTAAAGGCATTGTTTTCTGCAGCGATGCCCCGGAGCAGCGACATGCGCTGCAGGCCGTCGGCCGGCGGACGGAACTGACTGAACTAGACGACTGGGGCACGCGACCGCCGCGCACCCGCATCGTGGCTATCGGGTCTGGATTTGACAGCCGGGAACTGACTGAATTATTTGATACCTGTCTGTCTGAAACAACGTCAGAGCATCAGGCTTAA
- the gntH gene encoding guanitoxin biosynthesis MBL fold metallo-hydrolase GntH translates to MTQDETNQSKPAGNDQGRRNFLKGSAAAVGAGLAASVPGMASAADSDCEMKNPYGARPGGGISLPDYYKPWPAIKNRNVFMPGTEILPKNEMRISFLGSTPWPPTRLQSGTSILVELGNGESQPRRFFFDLGNGSISNAIAMQVPAPLINDIFISHLHSDHFADLPYMYPFRAFSGGYTPLRVYGPSGRTPELGMKHMIKHMREMNRWHEENFNVCPVGDGMEIEVTEFDWKEENGICYDKDGVKVRHWPRSHVKDGASAYRLDWEDAGLSFVWTGDGRPDELSAKYGKGVDVFVSEGTIDVPSLSSMKLGAPAELWEYTIDIFHTMYYAAGYLFKQTQPRMAAICHYEYAGPALEAESTAEVRSNWDGLFMFGGPDVQVINVTKDAIWSREALLPDGAAPASMDPRWLLKPGEKLPAEITLPTPRLPREKQQEQFLRDLEIDPKLYYPPDAYRKPVQKWPGIKLNPREMLESRGIKVDEDK, encoded by the coding sequence TTGACGCAAGACGAAACAAACCAGAGCAAGCCAGCAGGAAACGATCAGGGCAGACGTAATTTTCTCAAAGGGAGTGCCGCCGCAGTCGGAGCGGGGCTGGCGGCTTCTGTTCCCGGAATGGCATCCGCGGCAGACAGTGACTGTGAAATGAAAAACCCGTACGGTGCGCGTCCCGGCGGCGGAATCAGTCTGCCCGATTACTATAAGCCCTGGCCGGCGATCAAAAATCGCAACGTGTTTATGCCGGGCACGGAAATCCTGCCGAAAAATGAAATGCGGATCTCGTTCCTGGGCAGTACTCCCTGGCCTCCCACGCGTCTGCAGTCAGGGACTTCGATTCTGGTGGAGCTGGGCAATGGCGAATCGCAGCCCCGCCGGTTCTTTTTTGATCTGGGGAACGGCAGTATTTCGAATGCCATCGCTATGCAGGTTCCCGCGCCGCTGATCAATGATATCTTCATCAGCCACCTGCACTCTGATCACTTTGCCGATCTGCCTTACATGTATCCCTTCCGCGCCTTTTCCGGCGGTTATACGCCACTGCGGGTGTATGGTCCTTCAGGCAGAACTCCTGAACTGGGCATGAAGCATATGATCAAACATATGCGTGAAATGAACCGCTGGCACGAAGAAAACTTCAACGTCTGTCCCGTCGGTGATGGTATGGAAATCGAAGTCACCGAGTTTGACTGGAAAGAAGAGAACGGCATCTGTTACGACAAAGACGGCGTGAAAGTACGTCACTGGCCGCGCTCGCATGTGAAAGACGGTGCGTCCGCCTATCGTCTCGATTGGGAAGACGCCGGGCTCTCCTTTGTCTGGACCGGCGACGGCCGCCCGGATGAACTGTCGGCCAAATATGGGAAAGGGGTCGATGTCTTCGTTTCCGAAGGGACGATTGATGTCCCCAGCCTGTCCTCCATGAAGCTGGGCGCACCTGCGGAACTCTGGGAATACACGATCGATATCTTCCACACCATGTATTACGCCGCCGGTTATCTGTTTAAACAGACGCAGCCTCGCATGGCCGCCATCTGTCATTACGAATATGCGGGCCCCGCACTCGAAGCGGAATCGACGGCGGAAGTCCGTTCCAACTGGGATGGACTGTTCATGTTTGGCGGACCCGATGTGCAGGTCATCAATGTCACCAAAGATGCGATCTGGTCCCGCGAAGCGTTGCTGCCTGATGGCGCTGCCCCAGCCTCAATGGACCCGCGCTGGCTGCTCAAGCCCGGCGAAAAACTACCGGCGGAAATTACACTGCCTACGCCCCGACTGCCACGCGAAAAGCAGCAGGAACAGTTTTTGCGTGATCTGGAAATCGATCCCAAACTCTATTATCCGCCCGATGCCTATCGTAAACCGGTTCAGAAATGGCCCGGTATCAAACTCAATCCGCGCGAGATGCTTGAATCGCGGGGCATCAAAGTCGACGAGGACAAGTAA
- a CDS encoding DUF3239 domain-containing protein: MIKIDFRVLLKCYPGEVLFYAIGVIVGIALLTVYPAFGGIVVGISLVAGFMNVYTWKGHFAGGALMPAVVVNPDKNLIAVLADMNAQGGRPYLMLKIAKRPIKSATGAPFKKGSKLATVTTFHNTNLVDKKRWTDINPIVVNCATGNRKTIKRAINAIDEEEWDDLMRAVKRMKQPMKPGIYPV, encoded by the coding sequence ATGATCAAAATCGACTTTCGAGTACTACTGAAATGTTATCCTGGAGAAGTTCTGTTTTATGCGATAGGAGTGATCGTGGGCATCGCCTTACTGACCGTCTACCCTGCCTTTGGGGGGATTGTAGTGGGCATCTCGCTGGTGGCCGGGTTTATGAACGTCTATACGTGGAAGGGGCACTTCGCCGGTGGTGCGCTGATGCCGGCTGTTGTGGTGAATCCTGACAAGAATCTGATAGCCGTCCTGGCAGATATGAATGCCCAGGGGGGAAGACCTTACCTGATGCTGAAAATCGCCAAACGTCCCATCAAAAGCGCGACAGGTGCACCGTTCAAAAAAGGTTCAAAACTGGCGACAGTCACCACATTTCACAATACAAACCTCGTCGACAAAAAGCGCTGGACCGATATCAACCCGATTGTTGTGAATTGTGCAACTGGTAATCGCAAAACAATCAAACGTGCCATTAATGCAATTGATGAAGAAGAGTGGGACGACTTGATGCGGGCTGTTAAAAGAATGAAACAACCGATGAAACCGGGGATCTATCCTGTCTGA
- a CDS encoding VOC family protein, whose product MRAQPMIVVNNVEASSDWYQRLLNVKSGHGGSEYEQLMNHEDKLILQLHMWETDEHPFLGNPAALKGNGTLLWFEIDDFEDAVRRAKDLGVEILDGPLVNPNAQHREIWIRDPDGYTIVLATKYGDL is encoded by the coding sequence ATGCGTGCTCAACCAATGATTGTTGTGAATAATGTGGAAGCCAGCAGTGACTGGTATCAGCGATTACTGAATGTCAAGAGCGGGCATGGCGGCAGCGAATATGAACAGTTGATGAATCATGAGGATAAGCTGATTCTGCAGCTGCACATGTGGGAAACAGACGAGCATCCGTTTCTGGGTAATCCCGCTGCGCTGAAGGGTAACGGTACATTGCTCTGGTTTGAGATCGATGATTTTGAAGACGCCGTCCGGCGAGCCAAAGATCTGGGAGTGGAAATTCTCGACGGACCGCTGGTCAATCCCAATGCCCAACATCGGGAGATCTGGATTCGCGATCCGGATGGCTATACGATTGTGCTGGCGACGAAGTATGGGGATCTGTAA
- a CDS encoding DUF3050 domain-containing protein — protein sequence MTQEITSEIIDSFTSQLEEHPIYEAIATLEDLQRFMEHHVYSVWDFMSLVKYLQGVIAPTGAPWLPRGDASVRRFINEIVLEEECDETADGEFSSHFELYQTAMNEVGASTQTLKEFIKIVDQQGIEAALQYPDLPEPSRQFTTKTFEFIADGAPHKIAAAFALGREHIIPGMFRSILKQTGVTEQQAPVFHFYLNRHVELDGDFHAPLSLRLLNGLCDNDPAKIQEAISAAQAAVEARLRLWDGVLESIQAKV from the coding sequence ATGACTCAAGAAATCACGTCTGAAATTATTGATTCTTTCACCAGCCAGTTGGAAGAGCACCCGATCTACGAAGCGATTGCTACGCTGGAAGATCTGCAGCGGTTTATGGAGCACCATGTGTACTCGGTGTGGGATTTTATGTCGCTGGTCAAATACCTGCAGGGCGTAATCGCGCCCACCGGTGCGCCGTGGCTGCCTCGCGGTGATGCGAGCGTGCGGCGGTTTATCAATGAGATCGTGCTGGAAGAAGAATGCGACGAAACTGCCGACGGCGAATTCTCCAGTCATTTCGAACTGTATCAGACGGCGATGAATGAAGTCGGTGCCAGCACGCAAACCCTGAAGGAATTTATCAAGATCGTCGATCAGCAGGGAATCGAAGCGGCTCTGCAGTATCCCGATCTGCCGGAACCATCACGTCAGTTCACAACCAAAACGTTTGAGTTCATTGCAGATGGCGCACCACACAAAATCGCTGCGGCCTTCGCGTTGGGACGTGAGCATATTATTCCCGGCATGTTCCGTTCAATCCTGAAGCAGACCGGCGTCACCGAACAGCAGGCACCCGTGTTTCACTTCTATCTGAATCGGCACGTCGAACTGGACGGCGACTTCCACGCACCGCTCTCACTGCGACTGCTTAACGGGCTGTGTGACAATGACCCTGCGAAAATCCAGGAAGCCATCTCCGCAGCGCAAGCCGCCGTGGAAGCGCGACTGCGTTTGTGGGATGGCGTGCTGGAGAGTATTCAGGCGAAGGTGTGA
- a CDS encoding carbon-nitrogen hydrolase family protein, producing MTYPAFKAALAHVSPVFLNKDATVEKACSLIREAARHGAQMIVFPETYIPAFPVWCALQAPIHNHDLFCELAANSIKVDGPELAQIAETARECEMFVSMGFNEGTTVSDGCIWNANALIGDDGNILCHHRKIVPTFYEKLIWSPGDGAGLEVCATRLGRLGMLICGENTNPLARFTLLAQGEQVHMSTYPPVWPSHDPAVHENYDLKNAILIRAGAHSFEGKLFNLVAAGYLDQSAFDLLKQRDPDSARILEGSPRGISVAIGPNGTPISEIMQADEGLLYADIDLSRCVEPKQLHDLAGGYNRFDIFQLTVDRRAQRPIRFQTEHGSQDDETSEGDTLTFRS from the coding sequence ATGACTTATCCTGCATTCAAAGCGGCTCTGGCTCACGTATCTCCTGTGTTCCTCAATAAAGACGCGACGGTCGAAAAAGCCTGTTCGCTGATTCGTGAAGCCGCCCGCCACGGGGCGCAGATGATTGTGTTTCCTGAAACATATATCCCCGCCTTCCCGGTATGGTGCGCGTTGCAGGCGCCGATACATAATCACGATCTGTTCTGTGAACTGGCGGCGAACTCGATCAAAGTCGATGGTCCCGAACTGGCTCAGATCGCAGAGACCGCCCGCGAATGTGAAATGTTTGTCTCGATGGGCTTCAATGAAGGAACCACCGTCAGCGATGGCTGCATCTGGAATGCCAACGCGCTGATCGGCGATGACGGCAATATCCTGTGTCATCACAGAAAGATCGTGCCGACCTTCTACGAAAAGCTGATCTGGTCTCCCGGCGATGGCGCGGGCCTGGAAGTCTGTGCGACGCGACTGGGACGGTTGGGCATGCTGATCTGTGGTGAGAATACGAATCCGCTGGCCCGGTTCACGCTGCTGGCCCAGGGGGAGCAGGTCCACATGTCGACGTATCCGCCGGTCTGGCCTTCACACGATCCCGCCGTCCATGAAAACTACGATCTGAAAAATGCGATTCTGATCCGCGCCGGGGCGCATTCATTCGAAGGCAAACTGTTCAACCTGGTCGCCGCCGGTTATCTGGATCAGTCAGCCTTTGATCTGCTGAAACAGCGAGATCCCGATTCAGCCCGCATCCTGGAGGGCAGCCCGCGCGGTATCTCGGTGGCGATCGGCCCGAATGGCACGCCAATCAGCGAGATCATGCAGGCAGACGAAGGCCTCCTCTACGCCGACATCGACCTCTCACGCTGCGTCGAACCCAAACAGCTCCACGATCTGGCAGGAGGCTACAATCGCTTTGATATCTTCCAGTTGACCGTAGATCGCAGGGCGCAGCGTCCGATCCGGTTTCAAACGGAGCACGGTTCACAGGACGACGAAACGTCTGAGGGTGACACGCTGACCTTTCGCTCCTGA
- a CDS encoding mechanosensitive ion channel family protein, translated as MRFEKLLLMLVAFCFVPCMPVFAQESKETGGAKEAQSSQPAKDLKPFTTIDPTIPLDQLKIMVRPLTKQELQVEADAWFKLLRNKARQIAAARLGVKKTNEAISTDDDQQALESLKKAESVQKTADKMAKETEEELVKKAQENLGVDVAVDAAKPDQTEAEKTTAEEQVAGSSETADTEKTPAPEVDSTPTHTAEVMKEQFLVNLTKLQDERTALSDRLEIVLTSLALKGGDVETYRKYIAAVSGIELDTSDASATWSGIKGWIISKEGGQRMTWNVGKFIATLLITWLVARIGSGVVRWILERKVRLTQLAENLISSTIKNIILLIGFAVALTALEVDVTPILAAIGATGLVVGLALQGTLSNFASGLMILINRPFDVGNVVTAGGITGTVRQMNLVSTTFRTFDNQTIHVPNNSIWNNVITNITANKVRRVDLEFSIGYDDDFEQAEQIIKEVLEENELVLKDPAPVVITHALADSSVNIVCRPWAKTENWWDVKTAVTREVKRRFDQAGISIPFPQQDIHVYSAETLTGKNATLTHK; from the coding sequence GTGCGATTTGAAAAGCTGTTGTTGATGCTGGTTGCGTTCTGTTTTGTCCCCTGTATGCCGGTTTTTGCACAAGAAAGTAAAGAGACAGGAGGGGCAAAAGAGGCACAATCGTCTCAACCCGCAAAAGACCTGAAACCGTTTACCACGATCGACCCCACGATTCCACTTGACCAGTTGAAAATTATGGTCAGGCCTCTCACCAAGCAGGAACTGCAGGTTGAAGCCGATGCCTGGTTTAAATTATTGCGCAACAAAGCGCGTCAGATCGCCGCCGCCCGGCTGGGGGTTAAAAAAACCAACGAAGCGATCAGTACCGACGATGATCAGCAGGCCCTCGAATCACTGAAAAAAGCAGAATCCGTTCAGAAGACCGCTGACAAGATGGCGAAGGAAACAGAAGAAGAACTCGTCAAAAAGGCACAGGAAAACCTGGGTGTGGATGTGGCCGTTGATGCCGCTAAACCGGATCAGACCGAGGCCGAAAAGACAACCGCAGAAGAACAGGTTGCCGGCAGTTCGGAAACAGCGGATACTGAAAAGACACCCGCGCCAGAAGTAGACTCAACACCCACCCATACCGCAGAAGTAATGAAAGAACAGTTTCTGGTCAATCTGACGAAACTGCAGGACGAACGGACTGCATTGAGCGATCGGCTGGAAATCGTGCTGACCTCACTCGCACTCAAGGGAGGGGATGTCGAGACCTACCGAAAATATATCGCTGCTGTATCGGGGATTGAACTGGATACCTCTGATGCCAGTGCCACCTGGTCGGGAATCAAAGGCTGGATCATCTCCAAGGAAGGGGGTCAGCGGATGACCTGGAATGTCGGTAAATTTATTGCCACGCTGCTGATCACCTGGCTGGTTGCCCGAATTGGTTCCGGGGTGGTACGCTGGATACTGGAGCGTAAGGTCAGGTTGACACAACTCGCCGAAAATCTGATCAGCAGCACGATTAAGAATATAATTCTTCTCATCGGTTTTGCCGTTGCACTCACGGCGCTGGAAGTTGATGTGACTCCGATTCTCGCAGCCATTGGTGCCACCGGTCTGGTCGTCGGTCTGGCATTACAGGGAACGTTAAGCAACTTTGCCAGCGGCCTGATGATTCTGATCAACCGCCCTTTTGATGTGGGGAACGTGGTGACGGCCGGGGGGATTACCGGAACCGTCAGGCAGATGAACCTGGTTTCCACGACGTTTCGGACGTTTGATAATCAGACGATTCACGTCCCCAACAATTCCATCTGGAATAATGTGATTACCAATATCACGGCGAATAAAGTCAGACGCGTCGACCTGGAATTCAGCATCGGGTACGACGACGATTTCGAACAGGCCGAACAGATTATCAAAGAAGTGCTCGAAGAGAACGAACTGGTTCTGAAAGATCCCGCACCTGTCGTGATCACGCACGCCCTGGCAGATTCCTCCGTGAATATTGTCTGTCGTCCGTGGGCGAAAACAGAAAACTGGTGGGATGTAAAAACTGCGGTCACCCGCGAAGTGAAACGCCGCTTCGACCAGGCTGGTATTTCGATACCGTTTCCTCAGCAGGACATCCATGTTTATTCTGCGGAAACACTCACCGGGAAAAATGCCACGCTGACACACAAGTAA
- a CDS encoding class I SAM-dependent methyltransferase, with translation MTTNYDPITEQYKRSKQQPWRTFIECFTLLELAGDPQGLSVLDVACGEGFYTRMIRERGATRVMGVDLSQGMIELAQKQEAQNQQGIDYIVGDARELPVAEQFDLTIAAYLLNYARTREELQSMCNGIANSLKPGGRFVTVNSSPMFHFPGSPSFRHFGFETSASTDWQEGTPITWTFHLEDGPFDIENYHLTADTHEAAFRAAGFNEVRWHAPQLSPDGLTNNTPEYWSPLLSNSPITFIECVK, from the coding sequence ATGACGACAAACTACGATCCCATTACTGAACAGTACAAACGGTCTAAACAGCAGCCCTGGCGCACATTTATTGAATGTTTTACGCTGTTGGAACTGGCCGGCGATCCACAGGGTCTGTCCGTTCTGGATGTCGCGTGTGGCGAAGGATTTTATACACGCATGATCCGCGAACGTGGCGCCACACGCGTGATGGGCGTCGATTTGTCACAGGGCATGATTGAACTCGCTCAGAAACAGGAAGCGCAGAACCAGCAGGGAATTGATTACATTGTCGGCGATGCCCGGGAACTGCCTGTCGCAGAACAGTTTGATCTGACAATCGCCGCATATCTGTTGAACTATGCCCGCACGCGTGAGGAGCTGCAGTCGATGTGTAACGGGATTGCGAATTCTCTGAAGCCGGGAGGCCGGTTTGTGACTGTCAACAGCAGCCCGATGTTTCACTTTCCCGGCAGCCCGTCGTTTCGTCACTTCGGTTTTGAAACGTCTGCCAGCACAGACTGGCAGGAAGGCACGCCGATCACCTGGACCTTCCACCTGGAGGACGGCCCGTTTGACATCGAAAATTATCACCTGACCGCCGACACCCACGAAGCCGCCTTCCGCGCAGCTGGCTTTAACGAGGTCCGCTGGCATGCACCGCAACTCTCACCGGACGGCCTGACAAACAACACGCCGGAATACTGGTCCCCCCTGTTAAGTAATTCCCCCATCACGTTTATTGAGTGCGTGAAGTAA